A window of the Henckelia pumila isolate YLH828 chromosome 3, ASM3356847v2, whole genome shotgun sequence genome harbors these coding sequences:
- the LOC140890102 gene encoding uncharacterized protein, whose protein sequence is MAPSARTASYTIEEDKHLCHIYLDISQNPIVGINQSKDQFWARVEEGYNSIKPNTVQVRNKRSLQCRVKTILRQVGRLRGCIRQIEILKPNGASDEDILHRAKDLFMQDPNYSKGFKFDHVWPILKDLKKFSSDIHPSSFETQTKFTNLDSSQSETHTPETPLSGSEGLNSFTINLSSDENVGDTSSDRSIGVKKGSASLQQTYDMKMLELHNNALKLENQKSKIEARKQQVALAALQEENRVLYMDLSTIGDPESREIVGAERAKIMQKRK, encoded by the exons ATGGCACCCAGTGCTAGAACTGCTTCTTACACCATTGAAGAAGATAAGCATCTGTGTCATATATACCTTGACATATCACAGAATCCTATTGTCGGTATCAATCAATCAAAAGATCAGTTCTGGGCTCGCGTTGAAGAAGGTTACAATAGTATCAAACCAAACACTGTACAAGTTCGTAACAAAAGATCACTGCAGTGCCGCGTAAAAACTATACTCCGTCAAGTTGGAAGATTAAGAGGATGCATTCGCCAAATCGAAATTCTCAAACCAAATGGTGCATCTGACGAGGACATT tTGCACAGAGCAAAAGATCTGTTCATGCAAGATCCTAATTACAGCAAAGGATTCAAGTTTGATCATGTATGGCCAATTTTGAAAGATCTTAAAAAATTTTCTAGTGACATCCATCCATCGAGCTTCGAAACTCAAACCAAATTCACGAACTTGGATTCATCACAGTCAGAAACTCATACACCAGAGACTCCATTATCAGGTTCTGAAGGATTAAACTCTTTTACTATTAATTTAAGTAGTGATGAAAATGTAGGTGACACTTCATCCGACCGATCTATTGGAGTTAAAAAg GGATCTGCTTCACTTCAACAAACTTATGATATGAAAATGCTTGAGCTGCACAATAACGCATTGAAATTAGAAAATCAGAAAAGTAAAATTGAAGCTCGAAAACAACAAGTGGCGTTGGCTGCACTTCAAGAGGAAAATAGAGTTCTGTATATGGATTTGAGCACAATTGGCGATCCAGAATCGCGTGAAATTGTGGGAGCTGAACGAGCAAAAATTAtgcaaaaaagaaaataa